The Paenibacillus dendritiformis region CGGTTGTGCTCTCCGTTCTGATGTGTGCGGCGGCTATCGCGCTCCTTCTGATCAGGCGCGCAGTTCTATCCCCTGCCATTCTGCTGCCGCTCGTTCTCCTGGCCGCCTATGGCATCGTCCGCTTCCTCGATCCGGCGAGCGTGCACGGCACCCACATGCAGATAATCCGCTATGCGATGTACACCGGGTGGACGGTGGCGATATCCGCGTTTTTTTGCGGGCGCAGCTCTGACTCGGCGTGGAAAAAAGGACTGCAAGCGCTCCTCGTCGTTGGCGCCATCAACAGCCTGAGCGCGCTCCTGATGCTGGGCGGATGGCTTCCTTATGAAGCCGGTGTCATGACAAGCGAGAACGTCGAAATCTCCGCCTGGGGATTCCGCCTGGGCGGCTTCCTGCAATATCCGAACACCCTCGGAGCGGTAACGGGCGCTTTTCTGCTCCTTCAGCTTTATCTTGTCCAGACCGCTTCCGGCTTCCGGGCGCGTATGGCAGCGATGCTGCCCGTCCTTCCTCACATGGCCGTCCTGATGCTGACGGAGTCCCGGGGCTCGTGGCTGGTCGTCGCGTTTGTATGGACTGTCGGGCTGTTGTTTTTGCATAAAAAACGGCGCGCTTATATCTTGTTAACCGCCCGCTCGGCAGCCTGGGGATTCGTCGGGGCCGCGAGCGCCGCTTCCTTGTGGCCGGAGCATCGCGATATGATTCCGTTAGCCGTGGCGGCGGCCTGGGCCGGATCAATAGGGGGAGAAGCGCTGCTTCACCGTCTGCGGCATTCCCGCCGGCTCGGAATCGTATGCTCGTTCTTGATTGCGGCGGCACCTGCTGTGCTTGGTCTGCTGCTGATGCCGCAGGGGGCATCCGAGCGCCTAACGGATCATTATGCGACCGCAGGCGCGCGGACGCAGTTCTACCGCGATGCGCTGATCTTGTGGCGGGAGCATCCGTGGTTCGGCGCTGGCGGAGATGCTTGGCGGCAGCAGTTCGCGCGCATTCAGAGCGAGCCCTATGTCGGCAAAGAAGTCCACAGCAGCTTCTTCGATCTGCTCCTCGACGTCGGCGTCATCGGAACGGCGCCCGCGCTCATGCTGGCCGCGGCGGCGCTTTATACTGCTTGGCGCCGTCACCAAGGGCTGGCCATGGCCGCGGCCGTGCTCCTGCTGCATAGCGCAGTCGACTTCGACATGGCCTTCGGCTTCTTCGCGCTGCTGCTCCTTGCCTTGCTGGCGCTTGCAGCAGGCGCCGGCGAGCCGGGCCATGGAAGGCCGCTCCTGCGCATCGGCCGCACGGCGTCGCTTCTGCTGGCGCTGCCGCTGGGCGCCGCAGGCTTGCTGGCGGCTGTGCACGCCGCAGCCCAGCCGCTCGCGGACGCCGACGGCATGCTGGCGCTGAAGCTGACGCCAGCCGACACCGGGCTTCGCATCGCGGTGTCGCGGGCCTTGCCGCCGGAAGAGGCCGTCGCCCTGCTCGCGGAAGGCGGCCGCTATGAACGGAGCGGCTTCGCGCTCTACCGCGAGCTTGCCTTGGCCAGCAGCGGCCTCGGCCGGGCGGCGGAGGAGGCCGGCTATTGGCGGGAGGCCATCGCCTGCGCCCCGTTCGACCGCGACCTGCGAACGGAAGCGATTGAGCGGCTGGCCGAGCAGGCCCGCCACGCCGCAATTGCCGGCGCCCGCGACAAGGCCAAAATATTGGCGGCGGCTGCCGAAGACATGTACCATCGCTATGAAGCCGAGGTACAGCGCGTTGCATCGATGCCGAATGCCGCCAATGACAAGCATTTTGCGATGACCGAGGAGGCCAGGCGCGCGTACATGGCCATCGTGCCTCTGCTCGGCTTCAACAGCGACCGGCGATAATCCCGCCTGCAAGCGCAGGAGGGGATTATCGGCCGGTCGTTTTTTTTGGCATGGGACGAAATATGTCCGGTAAAGCCCTTTGATCCACTCTCCCGTGTACCCAGAACTTGAAAATGTTGAATGACGAACGCGCTATCCTGATTACTTAATATTTCCTTATTGATATATACGTTTTCTTAACTATTTTTAATAGAATGTTTTGTTGGTTTTTTCCAATCTATTCGTTAGGGTTATAGGGTGAGCATATATGACAGAAATGACATGGGAGGTTTTATCATGAGCTTGAAAAAAGCTATCGTCGCAACTTTGATTGGATCCGGCATACTGGCCGCATTGACAGGCCCGATTCCTGCAGGCGCGAAGGCAGCGCAGGAGAAGCGGCAAGAGCAGCAGCAAGCGGATCGCTGGACGGTTCAAGTGGATCCGAAATTTACTGAAAAGTTGAATAAAGCGGTAAAGTTATTTGCCGGGAAAGACGTTGAATTGCAGAAGGCAGGCAAGCTTGTCATTTATTCGGCTTATGTCGCAGAAGTGCGATCTGTAGATGGGAAATATTTTGCGCAATATGACATCGATACAGGGACTATCTGGACCGTAGGCGGCCAAACCGCCACGCTTGACCAGATCAGCAAGCAGGATCAAGAAGAGGTTCTGAAGGCGTTGAAAGGAATATATGCGAAGAAGGACTACGTATTTGATAATGAAGTTGAGGTGACTCACCAGTATACGGATGAGAAGGCAGAGGTGAGAGATGAGAGAACGTATCGCTTGCGAGGAAAAGATTTCTCTGCTGATCTAAACAAAGATTGGGTTATTGGGGGAGATCACCTCATCTCTATAGAGATTTATTTCGATAAGCAAGAGCTTGATCCGAAATTGTTGAAAGCGGCGACAGATGCCGCTAAAACGGCTTTTGCCCATAATTTTGAAATGGAGAGGGGTCACCTTACGGCTTATTTTAGTCCACATCAGTCGAAAAAAGGTCAAAAACCAGAATTAAAGTGGGTGCTTCGGGACGACAAGGTTACGATTTACGCGGATCCCAAGTCAGGAAAAATAAATAGCGTAATCAATGAGCTCGGAATAAAAGTACGGGATAATAAAGGAATTTCAGAAAAAGAGGCAAAAGAAGCGGTTGCTCCGTTAGCAAAGAAATTGTTCAACATCGATCTTAATGGATATAACGTAAAATGGGATAACCTGGAAAAGGACTATTACTTCACCAAAAAGAATGGCACGAGTGTGAGGGCGGCATTGGATGCCAAGAAAAAAGCGGTCTACCTGAAAGCGGGGAGCGCTGCGGCTCGCGGGGCCTAAGAAGTCAGCGGCGACTACGGCGCGAATCTTAAGTATTTAAGTCTGTTTACAGTTTGAAGTGATGAATGAGATATTTCGAAGAGGAGGATTTTATCATGAACTTGAAAAAAACTATCGTCGCAACCTTGATCGCATCCGGCATGCTGGCCGCATTGACAGGCCCGATACCTGCGGGCGCGGAGGCAGCGCAGGAGACACAGCAAGAGCAGCAATCGGACAGTAAGAAGGTTCCCATCGACAAGAAGCTGCTTCCCAAGCTGCAAAAAGCGGTAAAACAATTCGCGGGAAAAGAGATAAAGCTGCAGGATGTTGGAGAGTTTGATAATGAAGCAAGAACGGTGGTAGAAGTCAAATCTGAAGACGGAAACTATCGAGCTTACTTCGAACATAAATCAGGAAGAATATGGAGTGTAAGCGGAAATACGACAATCGATAAAATCGGCAAAAAGGATCAAGATGAAATCCTGAAAACATTGAAAGGGATGCATTCAAAGAAGACATACGCATTTGACAAAGAAGTGGTCATGTTCGCGGGCTATGATGATAAAAAAGAAAAGCTTACAGAGCATATCACATATCAGTTGAGAGGGAAAGACTTTACTGTAAGTCTGGGTAGCGATTCTGGGGGGCTGCAAAAAGAGCGTTTCGATATCAATATCAAATTTGAAAAGAAGGAACTTGATTCGAAATTATTGAAAACGGCGGCTGAAGCGGTGAAGACGGCTTTAGAGCATGAATTCGACGTGACGGAGGCAGCTCTCGTATATACCGGGGCTAGAGGGAATTCATGGGTCCTTGAGGACGACAATGCTATGGTTTATGTAGAAGCAAAGACCGGAAAGGCAACCAACTTTTTTCATCATGCCCGCAAACAAGTCACGACAAATAAAGTGATTACGGAAAAAGAGGCCAAAGAAAAGGTCGCTCCGATTGCCAAGAAATTATTCAATATCGACATTTCCAAATCTGAAGTGAAATGGGACAGCTTATATAAAGATTACTGCTTCTTCATCGAAAATAAAGGCACCGTGGTGAGAGCGGCATTGGATGCCGACAAAAACGTGGTGTATCTTAAATCCGGGGACAATGCGGCTCACGGGGGAGACGGCGTTTGATATCTATGCATGCATGGAATTGACCCTTAAAAGACAATTGGCGGCTTCCAATATATAAATACCCACCAAAAAACCGGGGGCGGCGCCTCCGGTTTTTTCGTGTCAGTATTGGCGGTCGTAATCGACGAGATTGCGGGCGGGGGAGCCCGTGTCGAGGTAGGCCGCCAGATTCTCGAGGAATAACGCCGTGACTTTTTCCTTCAGACGGTCGGTATTCCCTCCGGTATGGGGCGTGATGATCACGTTGTCCATCGCCCAGAGGGGATGATCTTCCGGAAGCGGTTCGGTCTCGAACACGTCCAGGCCTGCGCCGGCCAGATGGCCCTTCGTCAGGGCCTGGACGAGCGCATCGGTGCGAACCGACGCGCCGCGTCCGACATTCACGAAGAAGGCGCCTCGCTTCATGGCGGCAAAGCGGACTTCGTCGAACAAGCCGTCCGTCTCCGTGGTTTTCGGGAGCACGTTGACGATGACGTCGCTGGCGGCAAGCGCCTCGTCCAGCTTGTCCAGCGTATGGACGGCATCGACATGGTCCGCCGGGCGAGCAGTTCGGCGCACGCCGATGACGCGCATGCCGAAGGCTTGGGCCAGGCGGGCGATCTCGGTGCCGATGCTGCCGAGTCCGATAACGGCCATCGTGCGGCCGTTCAGCTCGGTGAAGCGGCCTGCCTTATCCCAATGGCGGCGCGTTTGATTGCGAATCGCGCGCGGGAGCTCGCGCGTGAAGGCGAGCAGCATGGCGAACACTGTCTCGGCCATCGGGACGGGATGGACCCCGCTCGCGGTGGTCAGCATAACCTCCCGCTGCTTCAGCTTCTCGAACGGCATATAATCGGCTCCGGATGACCATAATTGGATCCAACGAAGCTTGCTTCCGGGCGCCAATCCTGTCTCTTGGGCGGCATCGCACCAGCCGAGTATCACTTCGGCATCGCCGAATTCGGCCGGATCCAGATCCTTCGGACGGCCGAAGATTATATGCCAATCCGGCGCCGCTTCCCGGATACTGGCTTCCTGCTCAGGCGCCAGTCCGTGCAGACATATCATTTTACGCACAGCTTGTCCTCCTTTATCGCATGTCTTTTCTACAAAAGATTCCCCGCTTCGAGGCGGATTTCCTCTTTTACCGGAAATAAGCTACTATATATCGTATAACGGCTATGGAAACCATAGCATTTACATAGGTTATACTCCATACGAGCAAGGAGGCCCGCGATATGAACATCGGAATTCTTGATCAATCCCCCATACTGCCAGGCGAGAATGCGACAGACGCATTCCGGCACACGCTGGAGCTGGCAGCGCATGCCGAACGGCTTGGCTTCAGCCGATATTG contains the following coding sequences:
- a CDS encoding O-antigen ligase family protein; amino-acid sequence: MNEKSERNGGWTAAAAGVAAGILLLTLWLNGLFYNGDTVVLSVLMCAAAIALLLIRRAVLSPAILLPLVLLAAYGIVRFLDPASVHGTHMQIIRYAMYTGWTVAISAFFCGRSSDSAWKKGLQALLVVGAINSLSALLMLGGWLPYEAGVMTSENVEISAWGFRLGGFLQYPNTLGAVTGAFLLLQLYLVQTASGFRARMAAMLPVLPHMAVLMLTESRGSWLVVAFVWTVGLLFLHKKRRAYILLTARSAAWGFVGAASAASLWPEHRDMIPLAVAAAWAGSIGGEALLHRLRHSRRLGIVCSFLIAAAPAVLGLLLMPQGASERLTDHYATAGARTQFYRDALILWREHPWFGAGGDAWRQQFARIQSEPYVGKEVHSSFFDLLLDVGVIGTAPALMLAAAALYTAWRRHQGLAMAAAVLLLHSAVDFDMAFGFFALLLLALLALAAGAGEPGHGRPLLRIGRTASLLLALPLGAAGLLAAVHAAAQPLADADGMLALKLTPADTGLRIAVSRALPPEEAVALLAEGGRYERSGFALYRELALASSGLGRAAEEAGYWREAIACAPFDRDLRTEAIERLAEQARHAAIAGARDKAKILAAAAEDMYHRYEAEVQRVASMPNAANDKHFAMTEEARRAYMAIVPLLGFNSDRR
- a CDS encoding D-2-hydroxyacid dehydrogenase, with product MICLHGLAPEQEASIREAAPDWHIIFGRPKDLDPAEFGDAEVILGWCDAAQETGLAPGSKLRWIQLWSSGADYMPFEKLKQREVMLTTASGVHPVPMAETVFAMLLAFTRELPRAIRNQTRRHWDKAGRFTELNGRTMAVIGLGSIGTEIARLAQAFGMRVIGVRRTARPADHVDAVHTLDKLDEALAASDVIVNVLPKTTETDGLFDEVRFAAMKRGAFFVNVGRGASVRTDALVQALTKGHLAGAGLDVFETEPLPEDHPLWAMDNVIITPHTGGNTDRLKEKVTALFLENLAAYLDTGSPARNLVDYDRQY